In Halorubrum sp. PV6, a single window of DNA contains:
- a CDS encoding adenosylcobinamide amidohydrolase, translated as MFDATVRDGVLRVSRPATRWLSTGWNGGRSRADAADNVSVPEGFDRTDLGAYRAERLARAGFDASGDAPVLFTGVAMDHARGARYGPVVAYATVGLSNPAMLPVAPEGASDPTNDPANHPTNDPAIDPTGAAAPDERPPDGGSPRPGTVNLIVGTSRCLAPGAAENLVAVAAEAKAATLLATAGVPGTTSDAVVVGDDPEGEPAAFSGSATPVGAAARVCVRDAVRASLRSRYPDGETPGPAADADHGVVADERAAVFNP; from the coding sequence ATGTTTGACGCGACCGTCCGCGACGGCGTCCTCAGAGTGTCCCGGCCGGCGACCCGCTGGCTCTCGACCGGCTGGAACGGGGGTCGCTCGCGGGCCGACGCCGCCGACAACGTCTCGGTCCCGGAGGGGTTCGACCGCACCGACCTCGGCGCGTACCGAGCCGAGCGGCTTGCGCGCGCCGGGTTCGACGCCTCCGGGGACGCTCCGGTCCTCTTCACCGGCGTCGCGATGGACCACGCCCGAGGCGCCCGATACGGGCCGGTCGTCGCCTACGCCACGGTCGGCCTCTCGAACCCGGCGATGCTTCCGGTAGCGCCCGAGGGGGCGAGCGATCCGACGAACGACCCGGCGAACCACCCGACGAACGACCCGGCGATCGACCCGACGGGCGCCGCGGCCCCGGACGAACGGCCCCCAGATGGCGGCTCTCCTCGGCCCGGCACGGTCAACCTGATCGTCGGGACGAGCCGGTGCCTCGCGCCCGGCGCCGCGGAGAACCTCGTCGCGGTCGCGGCCGAGGCGAAGGCGGCGACGCTGCTGGCGACGGCTGGCGTGCCGGGGACCACGAGCGACGCGGTCGTCGTCGGCGACGACCCGGAGGGGGAGCCGGCAGCGTTCTCGGGCAGCGCCACGCCCGTCGGCGCGGCGGCCCGCGTCTGCGTCCGGGACGCGGTACGTGCGAGCCTGCGGTCGCGGTATCCGGACGGCGAGACGCCCGGCCCGGCGGCCGACGCCGACCACGGCGTCGTCGCCGACGAGCGAGCAGCGGTATTTAACCCATGA
- a CDS encoding polyprenyl synthetase family protein, with the protein MEYLERRVALVEGRLESVIDEIEPDELSDEVGHVVLAGGKRVRPAVTILACEAFDGDPDSAVDFAAGIEFVHNASLVIDDIIDRSEVRRGTPSAWSEYGYGPAIIASDGLLGEAFALFSTEPRAMRTVAEAMVELGEGEATELAARPTTEAEYMELARRKTGALFRAAAELGAIAGGADPHAVDAFGEYAERVGVAFQMRDDVLDATADADDLGKPTGQDAEMDRPSVVQVTSLTPDEIDERAREQSDLALAALEEADPPETEAIEYLRDLAEFVVVRER; encoded by the coding sequence ATGGAGTACCTGGAGCGCCGGGTCGCACTGGTCGAAGGACGGCTGGAGTCCGTTATCGACGAGATCGAGCCCGACGAGCTGTCCGATGAGGTCGGCCACGTCGTTCTCGCCGGCGGCAAGCGCGTCCGCCCCGCCGTGACGATCCTCGCCTGCGAGGCGTTCGACGGCGACCCCGATTCGGCCGTCGACTTCGCGGCCGGGATCGAGTTCGTCCACAACGCGTCGCTCGTGATCGACGATATCATCGACCGCTCCGAGGTGCGACGCGGCACGCCCTCTGCGTGGTCCGAGTACGGCTACGGTCCGGCTATCATCGCCAGCGACGGCCTCCTCGGCGAGGCGTTCGCGCTCTTTTCGACCGAGCCGCGCGCGATGCGGACCGTCGCCGAGGCGATGGTGGAACTCGGCGAGGGCGAGGCCACGGAGCTCGCCGCCCGCCCGACGACCGAAGCCGAGTACATGGAGCTCGCGCGGCGGAAGACCGGCGCCCTGTTCCGGGCCGCCGCCGAACTCGGGGCGATCGCCGGCGGCGCCGACCCGCACGCCGTCGACGCCTTCGGGGAGTACGCCGAGCGCGTCGGCGTCGCCTTCCAGATGCGCGACGACGTCTTGGACGCGACCGCCGACGCCGACGACCTCGGGAAGCCGACCGGCCAGGACGCGGAGATGGATCGCCCCTCGGTGGTACAGGTCACCTCGCTCACGCCCGACGAGATAGACGAGCGCGCCCGCGAGCAGTCAGACCTCGCCTTAGCCGCGCTGGAGGAGGCCGACCCCCCGGAGACGGAGGCGATCGAGTACCTCCGCGACCTCGCCGAGTTCGTCGTCGTGCGCGAGCGGTGA
- a CDS encoding cobyric acid synthase: MTETVLIAGTASHAGKSTLAAGLCRLLARRGVSVAPYKAQNMSNNAQVALTPDGDWGEIGVSQYAQARAARVPATTDMNPVLLKPRGDGESQLVIDGEAVGHFAAGAYYDDHWDAARDAAVAAHRRLAADHDVVVAEGAGSIAEINLHDRDLANVECARFADAAVLIAVDIERGGAFASLYGTLELLPDDVRERVAGAVITKFRGDPSLLNSGIDEIEARTGVPIVGVVPHDDPGLPAEDSLSLPDEAAGDRGVLGGDDGVPEESSVRIAVPRLDRLSNATDLAPLAREPGVRVALVPADPAIDDPFGDADAVVLPGSKNTVDDLLALREAGVDEALARFEGPVVGICGGYQLLGERLTGADAEGTGSRSAVDGIGLLPVETHFSPDKRVERVTRAVDGVGPLSGASGTVTGYEIHMGRSSATAPVARPLGPESAATDRVLGTYLHGLFEDEAVREAFLTTVFEAAGRPRLTRRSESDASASGDRRSPYDRAADLFAENVDLAAAGLDDLA; this comes from the coding sequence ATGACGGAGACGGTCCTGATCGCCGGCACCGCGAGCCACGCCGGGAAGAGCACGCTCGCGGCCGGTCTCTGCCGACTCCTCGCCCGCCGGGGCGTCTCGGTCGCGCCGTACAAGGCGCAGAACATGAGCAACAACGCGCAGGTCGCGCTCACCCCCGACGGCGACTGGGGCGAGATCGGCGTCTCGCAGTACGCGCAGGCGCGGGCCGCCCGCGTCCCGGCGACGACCGACATGAACCCCGTCCTGCTCAAGCCCCGCGGCGACGGCGAGAGCCAACTGGTGATAGACGGCGAGGCCGTCGGCCACTTCGCGGCGGGCGCGTACTACGACGACCACTGGGACGCGGCGCGGGACGCGGCGGTCGCGGCGCACCGCCGGCTGGCGGCCGATCACGACGTGGTCGTCGCCGAGGGCGCGGGGAGTATCGCCGAGATCAACCTCCACGACCGCGATCTCGCTAACGTGGAGTGTGCCCGCTTCGCCGACGCCGCCGTCCTGATTGCGGTCGACATCGAGCGCGGCGGCGCCTTCGCGAGCCTCTACGGCACCCTCGAACTCCTCCCGGACGACGTGCGCGAGCGGGTCGCCGGCGCGGTCATCACCAAGTTCCGCGGCGACCCGTCGCTGCTCAACTCCGGCATCGACGAGATAGAAGCCCGGACGGGCGTCCCCATCGTCGGCGTCGTCCCCCACGACGATCCGGGGCTCCCGGCCGAGGACAGCCTCTCGCTCCCGGACGAGGCGGCCGGCGACCGCGGCGTTCTCGGCGGCGACGACGGGGTCCCCGAGGAGTCGTCGGTCCGGATCGCCGTGCCGCGCCTCGACCGCCTCTCGAACGCCACGGACCTGGCGCCGCTCGCGCGCGAACCCGGCGTCCGGGTGGCGCTCGTCCCGGCCGACCCGGCGATCGACGACCCGTTCGGCGACGCCGACGCGGTCGTGCTCCCCGGATCGAAGAACACGGTCGACGACCTGCTCGCGCTGCGCGAGGCGGGCGTCGACGAGGCGCTCGCCCGCTTCGAGGGGCCGGTCGTCGGGATCTGCGGCGGCTACCAGCTGCTCGGCGAGCGGCTCACCGGCGCCGATGCGGAGGGGACCGGGTCGCGCTCGGCGGTCGACGGTATCGGCCTGCTCCCCGTCGAAACGCACTTCTCGCCGGACAAGCGCGTCGAGCGCGTGACGCGCGCCGTCGACGGCGTCGGCCCGCTGTCCGGCGCCTCCGGGACCGTGACCGGCTACGAGATCCACATGGGTCGGTCGTCGGCGACGGCCCCGGTCGCCCGCCCGTTGGGGCCGGAGAGCGCGGCCACCGACCGCGTCCTCGGGACGTACCTCCACGGGCTCTTCGAGGACGAGGCCGTCCGCGAGGCGTTCCTGACGACCGTCTTCGAGGCGGCGGGCAGGCCGCGGCTGACCCGCCGGTCCGAGTCGGACGCGAGCGCGTCCGGCGACAGGCGGTCGCCGTACGACCGCGCCGCCGACCTGTTCGCCGAGAACGTCGACCTCGCGGCCGCCGGGCTGGACGACCTCGCCTGA
- a CDS encoding histidinol-phosphate transaminase, which translates to MNLDTALGVDREPHGSSDDPDLLDFSANTNPAVPPGVETVYREAFADARSYPAEPPEAFREAAAAYVDCDPEAVVPTPGGLAAIRAAVGLAVGPGDTALLPAPSFGEYAREVRLEGGEPAFVDADAVLDADPSDHALAVVCAPNNPTGTDYARADLERFAARCRAADTVLLVDEAFRGFTDRPSLAGADGVVVARSLTKLFGLPGVRAGFAVATGELAAGLRAVRRPWNVSGPALATGAHCMRQTGFINDTRERIEAERARLRARLAERYEVAPSEAPFLLLDVGPDGRPVERVVADARERGVAVRDATTFRGLDAHVRVAVRRPDENDRLLAALGVGDDSTTDADTEAGPNV; encoded by the coding sequence ATGAACCTCGACACCGCGCTCGGCGTCGACCGCGAACCGCACGGCAGCAGCGACGACCCCGACCTGCTGGACTTCTCGGCGAACACCAACCCCGCGGTCCCGCCCGGCGTCGAGACCGTCTACCGCGAGGCGTTCGCGGACGCCCGGTCGTACCCGGCCGAACCGCCCGAGGCGTTCCGGGAGGCCGCGGCCGCGTACGTCGACTGCGACCCGGAGGCGGTCGTGCCGACGCCAGGCGGGCTCGCCGCAATCAGAGCCGCCGTCGGGCTGGCCGTCGGGCCGGGCGACACCGCACTGCTTCCGGCGCCGAGTTTCGGGGAATACGCCCGCGAGGTCAGGCTGGAGGGCGGCGAGCCGGCGTTCGTCGACGCGGATGCGGTCCTCGACGCCGACCCGTCAGACCACGCGCTCGCGGTCGTCTGCGCGCCGAACAACCCGACCGGAACCGACTACGCGCGGGCGGATTTGGAGCGATTCGCGGCCCGGTGTCGCGCGGCCGACACCGTCCTGCTCGTCGACGAGGCGTTCCGCGGGTTCACCGACCGCCCCTCGCTCGCGGGGGCCGACGGCGTCGTCGTCGCCCGCTCGCTGACGAAGCTGTTCGGGCTCCCCGGCGTTCGGGCCGGGTTCGCCGTCGCGACGGGCGAACTCGCTGCGGGGCTGCGAGCCGTCCGGCGCCCCTGGAACGTGAGCGGGCCGGCGCTGGCGACCGGCGCGCACTGCATGCGCCAGACGGGGTTTATAAACGACACCCGCGAGCGGATCGAGGCGGAGCGCGCCCGGCTCCGGGCGCGACTCGCAGAGCGGTACGAGGTGGCCCCCTCCGAGGCGCCGTTTCTCCTGCTCGATGTCGGCCCCGACGGCCGCCCGGTCGAGCGGGTCGTCGCCGACGCCCGCGAGCGCGGCGTGGCGGTCCGGGACGCGACCACCTTCCGCGGCCTCGACGCCCACGTTCGGGTCGCGGTCCGCCGGCCCGACGAGAACGACCGACTGCTCGCGGCGCTGGGCGTCGGCGACGACTCCACGACCGACGCCGACACGGAGGCGGGACCGAATGTTTGA
- a CDS encoding globin-coupled sensor protein — translation MATSGEYGHEDFGKGGLNDQLDVDGLVDDIGLDAEEIQWRKEFIGFDEEDERRLARYEDAFAENAEQIADDFYENLTAHQQTVDVISRSEKGLEQLKRTQSAYLVTLADGDYGSEYFEDRARIGKIHDMLEMPMKHYLGQYGVYYDLILPIIGDRLTDSLTDRLADEGVGEGVSEGVGDAVEAAVEAEVDDAVEDLLSILRIINLDMQVVTDTYIQSYSEKLSEEVERNNRLMAEVEDEVREPIADLRESATHVADSAGEVGEASEDQSQRVEEISSEVANLSATVEEVASTADEVERTSSRAESMADDGREAADDAAAAMDDIGDAVDEVAEDVEALQDRVEEIDEFVDAINGIADQTNLLALNASIEAARAGDAGAGFGVVADEIKSLAEESQQHASDIEEMVGGIRTDTDDTVESLSETTQRVDEGSERVEDATESLSAIAEAVTETANGIDEVSDVTDEQAAAAEEIAATIDDVVAQSNRITDEMQALAAASDRQSDAVESVEQTVRRLTTSDRNEADSTAVSRTDGGRVSTPRRGDRSVPAGLPDGMPQFVIDQLSDEQLRAVADGELTMDDLR, via the coding sequence ATGGCTACATCGGGAGAGTACGGGCACGAGGACTTCGGGAAGGGCGGGCTGAACGACCAGCTCGACGTCGACGGACTGGTCGACGATATCGGACTCGACGCCGAGGAGATCCAGTGGCGAAAGGAGTTCATCGGCTTCGACGAGGAAGACGAGCGGCGACTGGCTCGGTACGAGGACGCGTTCGCGGAGAACGCAGAGCAGATCGCGGACGACTTCTACGAGAACCTGACCGCCCACCAGCAGACCGTCGACGTGATAAGCCGGTCGGAGAAGGGGCTCGAACAGCTCAAACGGACGCAGTCGGCGTACCTCGTGACGCTCGCCGACGGCGACTACGGGTCGGAGTACTTCGAGGACCGGGCGCGGATCGGGAAGATCCACGACATGCTGGAGATGCCGATGAAACACTACCTCGGCCAGTACGGCGTCTACTACGACCTCATCCTCCCGATCATCGGCGACAGGCTCACCGACTCGCTCACGGACCGGCTGGCCGACGAGGGCGTCGGCGAGGGCGTCAGCGAGGGCGTCGGCGACGCGGTCGAGGCGGCGGTCGAAGCGGAGGTCGACGACGCGGTCGAGGACCTGCTCTCTATCCTCCGGATCATCAACCTCGACATGCAGGTCGTCACTGACACGTACATCCAATCGTACAGCGAGAAGCTCTCCGAGGAGGTCGAGCGGAACAACCGCCTGATGGCCGAGGTGGAAGACGAGGTCCGCGAGCCGATCGCCGACCTGCGGGAGTCGGCCACTCACGTCGCCGACAGCGCCGGCGAGGTCGGCGAGGCGTCCGAAGACCAGTCACAGCGCGTCGAGGAGATCTCCTCGGAGGTGGCGAACCTCTCCGCGACCGTCGAGGAGGTGGCGTCGACCGCGGACGAGGTGGAGCGCACGAGCAGTCGGGCGGAGTCGATGGCCGACGACGGCCGCGAGGCGGCCGACGACGCCGCGGCCGCCATGGACGACATCGGCGACGCCGTCGACGAGGTGGCGGAGGACGTGGAGGCGCTCCAGGACCGCGTCGAGGAGATAGACGAGTTCGTCGACGCGATCAACGGGATCGCCGACCAGACGAACCTGCTCGCGTTGAACGCCTCGATCGAGGCCGCGCGGGCGGGCGACGCCGGCGCCGGCTTCGGCGTCGTCGCCGACGAGATCAAATCCCTCGCGGAGGAGTCCCAACAGCACGCGAGCGACATCGAGGAGATGGTCGGCGGGATCCGCACCGACACCGACGACACCGTCGAGAGCCTCTCGGAGACGACCCAGCGGGTCGACGAGGGGAGCGAGCGCGTCGAAGACGCCACGGAGAGCCTGTCCGCCATCGCCGAGGCGGTGACGGAGACGGCGAACGGCATCGACGAGGTGTCGGACGTGACCGACGAGCAGGCCGCCGCGGCCGAAGAGATCGCCGCCACGATCGACGACGTGGTCGCGCAGTCGAACCGCATCACCGACGAGATGCAGGCGCTCGCGGCCGCGAGCGATCGACAGTCGGACGCCGTCGAATCGGTCGAACAGACCGTGCGCCGGCTGACGACGAGCGATCGGAACGAGGCCGACTCGACCGCGGTGTCCCGCACCGACGGCGGGCGGGTCTCGACCCCCCGACGCGGCGATCGGTCGGTTCCGGCGGGGCTTCCGGACGGAATGCCGCAGTTCGTCATCGACCAACTCTCCGACGAGCAGTTGCGCGCCGTCGCCGACGGGGAGCTGACGATGGACGACCTGCGGTGA
- a CDS encoding cob(I)yrinic acid a,c-diamide adenosyltransferase — translation MTHDTTDSDETDASTDDQTSAARTPGGGAAPEPAPIEPAAPDEFGLVQAWWGDGKGKTTAAMGMGFRAAGHGYRVHMLQFMKGGADSVEGVRGEYNAIAAMPGFTYENAGHYGWHGLLDGSADDEHEAKAGAAFERATELVAGAGEAALREPLPLDGDPDDGVHLLILDEVLYAADRGLVDPADVVDLAESKPDDLELVLTGSHAEPAYLEGVADLITNVRKVAHPFDAGHRARRGTEY, via the coding sequence ATGACACACGACACCACAGACTCCGACGAGACGGACGCATCGACCGACGACCAGACTTCCGCGGCGCGGACCCCCGGCGGCGGGGCCGCCCCCGAACCGGCGCCGATCGAACCGGCCGCGCCCGACGAGTTCGGGCTCGTGCAGGCCTGGTGGGGCGACGGCAAGGGGAAGACCACGGCGGCGATGGGGATGGGCTTCCGGGCCGCGGGCCACGGCTACCGCGTCCACATGCTCCAGTTCATGAAGGGCGGCGCGGACAGCGTGGAGGGCGTCAGGGGCGAGTACAACGCCATCGCCGCGATGCCGGGGTTCACCTACGAGAACGCGGGCCACTACGGCTGGCACGGGCTGCTCGACGGCTCCGCGGACGACGAACACGAGGCGAAGGCGGGCGCGGCGTTCGAGCGCGCGACCGAACTCGTCGCGGGGGCCGGCGAGGCGGCCCTACGCGAGCCGCTCCCGCTCGACGGCGACCCGGACGACGGGGTCCACCTGCTGATCCTCGACGAGGTGCTGTACGCCGCCGACCGGGGGCTCGTCGACCCCGCCGACGTGGTCGACCTCGCCGAGTCGAAGCCCGACGACCTCGAACTCGTCCTCACCGGGAGCCACGCCGAGCCGGCGTACCTGGAGGGCGTCGCCGACCTGATAACGAACGTCCGGAAGGTGGCGCACCCGTTCGACGCGGGCCACCGCGCCCGGCGCGGAACGGAGTACTGA
- a CDS encoding co-chaperone YbbN has product MSDSADAADGGDAGKSERERIRERKLRALREELERDGEIGSDSSDGDGGTPAATPSEPIEVDGPEAFRRVVDEHDVVLVDCYADWCGPCQMMEPTIEALASDTDAAVAKVDVDANPGIAQQLGARSIPTLLVYAGGEAVDRFMGAQDRATLESAIERAA; this is encoded by the coding sequence ATGAGCGACAGTGCAGACGCGGCCGACGGCGGCGACGCGGGCAAAAGCGAGCGCGAACGCATCCGCGAGCGCAAGCTCCGGGCGCTTCGCGAGGAGCTGGAACGCGACGGGGAGATCGGCAGCGACTCGTCTGACGGGGACGGCGGGACGCCGGCGGCGACGCCGAGCGAACCGATCGAGGTCGACGGCCCCGAGGCGTTCCGGCGGGTCGTCGACGAGCACGACGTGGTGTTGGTCGACTGCTACGCCGACTGGTGCGGGCCCTGTCAGATGATGGAGCCGACGATCGAGGCGCTCGCGAGCGACACCGACGCCGCCGTGGCGAAGGTCGACGTCGACGCCAACCCCGGCATCGCCCAGCAGCTCGGCGCGCGGAGCATCCCCACCCTCCTCGTCTACGCCGGCGGCGAGGCGGTGGACCGGTTCATGGGCGCACAGGACCGCGCGACGCTCGAATCGGCCATCGAACGCGCCGCCTGA
- a CDS encoding dipeptide ABC transporter ATP-binding protein codes for MPPLLSLSDLRTQFSTERGQVKAVDGVDLEIREGETVGLVGESGSGKSVTALSTMGLVDDPGEIAGGSVELTDARLADELRERYDTSRFVDGDTIDLTAAPEEALRFVRGREVSMIFQDPMTSLNPSVTVGDQVAESLRLHQYGGRRKDSWFNAVREILPKISRDMDEEVRQETIEVLEEVGIPEPGSRVDEYPHEFSGGMRQRVLIAIALACQPGLLVADEPTTALDVTIQAQILDLIDDLQSDLGMSVLMITHDLGVVAETCDRVAVMYAGEIVEEGPVEEIFGNPSHPYTYTLLESLPSEEKDRLTPIEGNVPDLIDMPAGCHFAARCPWATDECTSGEIPYLQHGPQDVDHRSKCIMESFDKDEYGDDTVAPGRDRSIGEPLVEIDGLQKYYDQTDGVLDRVLGADDRSVKAVDGIDFTINRGETLGLVGESGCGKSTAGRALLHLTEPTDGRVVFAGTDLTDLDGSALREQRKNLQMIFQDPLSSLDPRQTVGQTIREPLSIHDLPESDPAVTTEAEVTVSGIDRSRVDVTVGDEIDAVVGSGSGVATAHVDVTVADGEVDVDVREHLGVEGTVERTDAGDVERVSVTVSAGDTDRLRRRRRVRQLLEAVGLEVGQYDRYPHEMSGGQRQRVGIARALAVDPEFIVADEPVSALDVSVQAQILNLMEDLQDRFDLTYLFIAHDLSVVRHISDRVAVMYLGEIVEVATTDELFADPRHPYTQALLSAIPEPDPTASTDDRIILEGDVPSPIDPPSGCHFRTRCPKVIPPDDLDIEQETYREVMDFRQRVEREGIDVETILDGTDAGQVAADGGAATAAAGGDGASRAAVEAVRDAQFDRNPDGRAGEVVDRAIRLVLDGEWEEAASVLAETFTSVCEREEPTLPDDDHPAACHLVE; via the coding sequence ATGCCGCCTCTACTTTCGCTCTCTGACCTCAGAACACAGTTCTCGACGGAGCGGGGACAGGTGAAGGCCGTCGACGGCGTTGACCTGGAGATCCGCGAAGGCGAGACCGTCGGGCTCGTCGGCGAGTCCGGCTCCGGGAAAAGCGTCACCGCCCTGTCGACGATGGGGCTCGTCGACGACCCCGGCGAAATTGCGGGTGGGTCCGTCGAACTCACGGACGCCCGCCTCGCCGACGAACTCCGCGAGCGCTACGACACGTCGCGCTTCGTCGACGGCGACACGATCGACCTCACCGCCGCGCCGGAGGAGGCGCTCCGGTTCGTTCGGGGCCGCGAAGTGAGCATGATCTTCCAAGACCCGATGACCTCGCTCAACCCCTCGGTGACCGTCGGCGATCAGGTCGCCGAGAGCCTCAGACTCCACCAGTACGGCGGGCGTCGCAAGGACTCGTGGTTCAACGCCGTCCGCGAGATCCTCCCGAAGATCAGCCGCGACATGGACGAGGAGGTCCGACAGGAGACCATCGAGGTGTTAGAGGAAGTCGGGATTCCGGAGCCCGGCTCGCGGGTCGACGAGTACCCGCACGAGTTCTCCGGCGGCATGCGCCAGCGGGTGCTCATCGCGATCGCGTTGGCCTGTCAGCCGGGGCTGCTCGTCGCCGACGAGCCGACGACGGCGCTGGACGTGACCATCCAAGCGCAGATCCTCGACCTGATCGACGACCTCCAGAGCGACTTGGGGATGTCGGTGCTGATGATCACCCACGACCTCGGCGTGGTGGCCGAGACGTGCGACCGCGTCGCGGTGATGTACGCCGGCGAGATCGTCGAAGAGGGGCCGGTCGAGGAGATATTCGGGAACCCGTCGCACCCGTACACGTACACGCTCTTGGAGTCGCTCCCGAGCGAGGAGAAGGACCGCCTCACTCCGATCGAGGGGAACGTCCCCGACCTCATCGATATGCCCGCCGGCTGCCACTTCGCGGCGCGGTGTCCGTGGGCGACCGACGAGTGTACGAGCGGCGAGATCCCGTACCTCCAACACGGCCCTCAAGACGTCGACCACCGCTCGAAATGCATCATGGAGTCGTTCGACAAAGACGAGTACGGCGACGACACCGTCGCGCCCGGCCGCGACCGGTCCATCGGCGAGCCGCTCGTCGAGATCGACGGCTTACAGAAGTACTACGACCAGACCGACGGCGTCCTCGACCGCGTCCTCGGGGCCGACGACCGCAGCGTGAAAGCCGTCGACGGCATCGACTTCACGATCAACCGCGGCGAGACGCTGGGGCTCGTCGGCGAGTCCGGGTGTGGCAAGTCGACCGCCGGCCGAGCGCTGTTGCACCTCACCGAGCCGACGGACGGTCGGGTCGTCTTCGCCGGGACCGACCTCACCGACCTCGACGGGTCGGCGCTGCGCGAACAGCGGAAGAACCTCCAGATGATCTTCCAGGACCCGCTCTCGTCGCTCGACCCCCGCCAGACGGTCGGCCAGACGATCCGGGAGCCGCTGTCGATCCACGACCTGCCCGAGAGCGACCCGGCGGTGACGACCGAGGCAGAGGTTACCGTCTCGGGGATCGACCGCAGTCGCGTCGACGTGACCGTCGGCGACGAGATCGACGCGGTCGTCGGATCGGGAAGCGGCGTGGCGACGGCCCACGTCGACGTGACGGTCGCTGACGGCGAGGTCGACGTGGACGTGCGCGAACACCTCGGCGTCGAGGGGACCGTCGAACGCACCGACGCGGGCGACGTAGAGCGGGTCTCCGTGACGGTCTCCGCGGGCGACACCGACCGGCTCAGGCGCCGGCGCCGCGTCCGCCAACTGCTGGAGGCGGTCGGCCTCGAAGTCGGACAGTACGACCGCTACCCGCACGAGATGTCCGGCGGCCAGCGCCAGCGCGTCGGCATCGCGCGGGCGCTCGCGGTCGATCCGGAGTTCATCGTCGCCGACGAGCCGGTTTCCGCGCTCGACGTGAGCGTGCAGGCGCAGATCCTCAACCTGATGGAGGACCTGCAAGACCGGTTCGACCTGACGTACCTGTTCATCGCGCACGACCTGTCCGTGGTCCGGCACATCTCCGACCGCGTCGCCGTCATGTACCTCGGCGAAATCGTCGAGGTGGCGACCACGGACGAACTCTTCGCGGACCCGCGACACCCGTACACGCAGGCGTTGCTCTCGGCGATTCCCGAACCGGACCCGACCGCGAGCACCGACGACCGAATCATCCTCGAAGGCGACGTCCCCTCGCCGATCGACCCGCCCTCGGGGTGTCACTTCCGCACCAGGTGCCCGAAGGTCATCCCGCCGGACGACCTCGACATCGAACAGGAGACGTACCGGGAGGTCATGGACTTCCGCCAGCGCGTCGAGCGCGAAGGGATCGACGTCGAGACCATCCTCGACGGGACGGACGCCGGGCAGGTCGCGGCCGACGGTGGCGCGGCGACCGCTGCGGCCGGCGGCGACGGGGCCTCCCGCGCCGCGGTCGAGGCCGTCCGTGACGCGCAGTTCGACCGAAACCCGGACGGGCGCGCCGGCGAGGTCGTCGACCGCGCCATCCGACTCGTCCTCGACGGCGAGTGGGAGGAGGCCGCGAGCGTCCTCGCCGAGACGTTCACGAGCGTCTGCGAGCGCGAAGAGCCCACGCTGCCCGACGACGACCACCCGGCCGCGTGTCACCTCGTGGAGTAA
- the npdG gene encoding NADPH-dependent F420 reductase has translation MKIAILGGTGDIGEGLALRLAADTPHHVSIGSRDAEKAENKAEEYTTELETRGLDAEVTGAANDAAAAEARIVVLAVPPYHVGDTVEAVADALDPGDVLVSPATGMKRDEEGFHYHKPGAGSVTRIVADAAPEGVAVVGAFHNLAAARLANLDADLGIDTLVIGDDADAKRTVVDVAEGIEGLRALDAGGLANAPEIEGLTPLLINVAQNNDGLHDLGIQFR, from the coding sequence ATGAAGATAGCGATACTCGGCGGCACCGGCGACATCGGCGAGGGGTTGGCCCTCCGGCTGGCGGCCGACACGCCGCACCACGTCTCGATCGGGTCACGCGACGCGGAGAAGGCCGAGAACAAAGCCGAAGAGTACACCACGGAACTGGAGACCCGCGGCCTCGACGCCGAGGTGACCGGCGCCGCGAACGACGCTGCCGCCGCCGAGGCCCGGATCGTCGTGTTAGCGGTCCCGCCGTATCACGTCGGTGACACGGTCGAGGCGGTCGCCGACGCGCTCGACCCCGGCGACGTGCTCGTCTCGCCGGCGACCGGGATGAAACGCGACGAGGAGGGGTTCCACTACCACAAGCCCGGCGCGGGCTCCGTGACGCGGATCGTCGCGGACGCCGCGCCGGAGGGCGTCGCCGTCGTCGGCGCGTTCCACAACCTCGCGGCGGCCCGGCTCGCGAACCTCGACGCCGACCTCGGGATCGACACGCTCGTGATCGGCGACGACGCGGACGCGAAACGGACCGTCGTCGACGTGGCCGAGGGGATCGAGGGGTTACGCGCCCTCGACGCCGGCGGCCTCGCCAACGCGCCCGAGATCGAGGGGCTGACGCCGCTCCTGATAAACGTCGCTCAGAACAACGACGGGCTCCACGACCTCGGCATCCAGTTCCGCTGA